The following proteins come from a genomic window of Coffea arabica cultivar ET-39 chromosome 11c, Coffea Arabica ET-39 HiFi, whole genome shotgun sequence:
- the LOC140016397 gene encoding uncharacterized protein: MARTKKRRNSSSSRLIDEPIDEHMENQSIRVEEQQNGHNLLNQSRITSTSSNHISTSSSSLRPLKEGDWISLFSLDEPTKVVAIGRLQSLDPSTIVGGQPLGSNWCEVLVQVVVERDEHLIRPYVPLQTIADSIGAPIAWPTKLVKICED; the protein is encoded by the exons ATGGCTAGGACTAAGAAACgaagaaattccagcagcaGCCGACTTATTGATGAACCAATTGATGAGCATATGGAAAATCAGTCTATAAGAGTGGAAGAGCAACAAAATGGTCATAACTTGCTGAATCAATCAAGAATCACTTCAACATCATCTAATCATATCTCAACCTCAAGTTCCAGTCTTAGACCTCTTAAA GAGGGAGACTGGATTTCTCTTTTTAGCTTAGATGAGCCAACAAAAGTTGTGGCAATTGGACGGCTTCAATCCCTTGATCCTTCTACAATAGTTGGGGGCCAACCATTAGGTTCGAATTGGTGTGAAGTACTAGTTCAAGTTGTGGTTGAACGTGATGAGCATTTGATTAGGCCTTATGTGCCTTTGCAGACAATTGCTGATTCAATTGGTGCTCCTATAGCTTGGCCAacaaaacta GTAAAAATTTGCGAAGATTGA
- the LOC113716444 gene encoding uncharacterized protein isoform X1: protein MKYSFNLLRKCAKKFSSKIRMAKSCASKNHKAKAAPPSPPPTPRAAPPSPSHEEEVHVQVQIHHGEHELCRGGDCNCLGEFVGKLWTIPGMKSVGVFNVAKPGDRIDVEELFDKIEKIPELESIEVVSMGNSGDHMDDERMLLPPSMPLVAPPSLVSPPPSKEDDQPEDGPVDCDRLGEFIDKLWTIPGMHNIETFNLDKSGFQIRG, encoded by the exons ATGAAGTACTCCTTCAACCTTCTTCGTAAG TGTGCAAAAAAGTTCTCAAGCAAAATAAGGATGGCCAAGTCTTGCGCAAGCAAGAACCATAAGGCAAAAGCAGCACCGCCATCGCCTCCGCCCACACCTCGGGCTGCTCCACCGTCTCCATCACATGAAGAAGAGGTTCACGTTCAGGTTCAGATTCACCATGGAGAACATGAACTGTGCAGGGGAGGAGACTGCAATTGCCTCGGTGAATTTGTTGGCAAACTGTGGACAATCCCAGGAATGAAAAGTGTTGGTGTTTTCAACGTGGCAAAGCCAGGAGATCGTATTGACGTGGAAGAATTATTTGACAAAATAGAGAAAATTCCAGAACTGGAAAGTATTGAAGTGGTTAGCATGGGGAATTCGGGAGACCATATGGATGATGAGCGGATGCTGCTTCCACCGTCCATGCCTCTAGTTGCTCCACCATCTCTGGTATCACCTCCACCAAGTAAAGAAGACGATCAGCCAGAGGATGGACCGGTCGACTGTGATCGCCTCGGAGAATTTATTGACAAACTGTGGACAATTCCAGGGATGCACAACATCGAAACTTTCAATCTGGATAAATCGGGTTTCCAGATTCGTGGTTAA
- the LOC113716444 gene encoding uncharacterized protein isoform X2 — MKYSFNLLRKFSSKIRMAKSCASKNHKAKAAPPSPPPTPRAAPPSPSHEEEVHVQVQIHHGEHELCRGGDCNCLGEFVGKLWTIPGMKSVGVFNVAKPGDRIDVEELFDKIEKIPELESIEVVSMGNSGDHMDDERMLLPPSMPLVAPPSLVSPPPSKEDDQPEDGPVDCDRLGEFIDKLWTIPGMHNIETFNLDKSGFQIRG, encoded by the exons ATGAAGTACTCCTTCAACCTTCTTCGTAAG TTCTCAAGCAAAATAAGGATGGCCAAGTCTTGCGCAAGCAAGAACCATAAGGCAAAAGCAGCACCGCCATCGCCTCCGCCCACACCTCGGGCTGCTCCACCGTCTCCATCACATGAAGAAGAGGTTCACGTTCAGGTTCAGATTCACCATGGAGAACATGAACTGTGCAGGGGAGGAGACTGCAATTGCCTCGGTGAATTTGTTGGCAAACTGTGGACAATCCCAGGAATGAAAAGTGTTGGTGTTTTCAACGTGGCAAAGCCAGGAGATCGTATTGACGTGGAAGAATTATTTGACAAAATAGAGAAAATTCCAGAACTGGAAAGTATTGAAGTGGTTAGCATGGGGAATTCGGGAGACCATATGGATGATGAGCGGATGCTGCTTCCACCGTCCATGCCTCTAGTTGCTCCACCATCTCTGGTATCACCTCCACCAAGTAAAGAAGACGATCAGCCAGAGGATGGACCGGTCGACTGTGATCGCCTCGGAGAATTTATTGACAAACTGTGGACAATTCCAGGGATGCACAACATCGAAACTTTCAATCTGGATAAATCGGGTTTCCAGATTCGTGGTTAA